A window from Candidatus Omnitrophota bacterium encodes these proteins:
- the purH gene encoding bifunctional phosphoribosylaminoimidazolecarboxamide formyltransferase/IMP cyclohydrolase — MINMRRALISVSDKRGIVEFARGLEELGIEILSTGGTAKLLKEKGIKVKEVSEYTGFPEMLDGRVKTLHPKIHGGILAIRDNKKHMEEIKKQGFETIDLVVINLYPFEKVIAQEEVVLEEAIENIDIGGPSMLRSAAKNHKYVGVICNPERYTEILAELRKNGGNLCEETKFKLAVEVFQRTAEYDKTIAMFLNSRLPKTVEQEAGVFPQILEMQFEKTQDLRYGENPHQKAALYKIRNPESAIRNIAEAKQLHGKELSFNNIMDLESAWNLVTEFSPPAVCIIKHNNPCGVAESGTLFQAYLDALASDPVSAFGGIVGLNKTVDRKTAEEIYNFGFTECIIAPGYEEEALEILKRKKNLRIIELPANIRQLPVGDFDFKKISGGILVQERDILNVTEKELKVVTKNKPTPQEIESLLFADRVAKHVKSNAIVLAQGTKTVGIGMGQTSRVDAVVIALRKAGERAKGACLASDAFFPKPDGVEEAVKGGIVAIIQPGGSISDAEVIEVADRKGLSMVFTGIRHFKH, encoded by the coding sequence ATGATTAATATGAGAAGGGCGTTGATAAGTGTTTCGGATAAGAGAGGTATTGTGGAGTTTGCCAGAGGATTGGAAGAATTGGGAATTGAGATTCTCTCTACCGGAGGAACTGCAAAACTTTTGAAAGAAAAGGGGATAAAAGTCAAGGAAGTTTCAGAGTATACAGGCTTTCCTGAAATGTTAGATGGGAGAGTCAAGACTTTGCATCCCAAAATTCACGGCGGGATTTTGGCAATTAGGGACAATAAGAAGCATATGGAAGAGATAAAGAAGCAAGGATTTGAAACGATTGATTTGGTGGTGATAAATCTTTATCCTTTTGAAAAAGTCATTGCTCAGGAAGAAGTTGTTTTAGAGGAGGCCATTGAGAATATCGATATTGGCGGACCATCGATGTTGCGTTCTGCAGCGAAGAATCATAAATATGTGGGGGTAATATGCAATCCTGAAAGATATACTGAGATTTTGGCAGAGTTAAGAAAAAATGGAGGGAATCTTTGTGAAGAAACAAAATTTAAACTTGCGGTAGAGGTTTTTCAAAGGACTGCTGAGTATGATAAAACGATTGCCATGTTTTTAAACTCGCGTTTACCGAAAACCGTTGAGCAAGAAGCGGGCGTTTTTCCGCAAATCTTGGAGATGCAGTTTGAAAAAACGCAAGATTTGCGTTATGGGGAGAACCCCCATCAAAAAGCAGCGTTATATAAAATCCGAAATCCAGAATCTGCGATCCGAAACATTGCAGAAGCAAAGCAGTTGCATGGGAAAGAATTGTCTTTTAATAATATAATGGATTTGGAATCTGCATGGAATTTGGTAACGGAGTTTTCTCCCCCTGCGGTTTGCATCATAAAACATAATAATCCGTGCGGAGTTGCTGAGAGCGGGACCCTATTTCAGGCTTATTTAGATGCTTTAGCATCTGACCCCGTGTCTGCTTTTGGAGGGATTGTTGGGTTAAATAAAACTGTAGATAGAAAGACTGCGGAAGAAATCTATAATTTTGGATTTACAGAATGTATTATTGCTCCAGGTTACGAAGAAGAAGCATTGGAGATACTTAAGAGAAAGAAGAACTTAAGGATTATCGAATTACCAGCTAACATTCGCCAGTTGCCAGTTGGCGATTTTGATTTTAAAAAAATTTCCGGAGGAATTTTAGTACAGGAAAGGGATATTTTAAACGTTACTGAAAAAGAACTCAAGGTAGTGACTAAAAATAAACCCACGCCCCAAGAGATTGAATCTCTCCTCTTTGCAGATAGAGTGGCTAAACATGTAAAATCTAATGCCATTGTGTTAGCCCAGGGAACAAAGACTGTAGGAATAGGGATGGGGCAGACGAGCAGAGTAGATGCAGTAGTAATTGCTTTGAGAAAGGCAGGGGAAAGAGCCAAAGGAGCTTGTCTTGCTTCAGATGCTTTTTTTCCAAAACCTGATGGGGTAGAAGAGGCGGTTAAAGGAGGGATAGTGGCCATAATTCAACCCGGAGGTTCAATTTCTGATGCAGAAGTAATTGAAGTAGCAGATAGAAAAGGCCTGAGCATGGTTTTCACCGGCATAAGGCACTTCAAACATTAA